The following proteins are encoded in a genomic region of Gemmatimonadaceae bacterium:
- a CDS encoding 2,3,4,5-tetrahydropyridine-2,6-dicarboxylate N-succinyltransferase — protein MTVPLLGETIRALAATPAGTPLPAHARDVVTQLLDALERGELRAAERADDGEWHAVPWVKQGILLAFRVGQLVDMTPTSDVTAFSFVDKDTMPPRQFGVRDGVRVVPGGSTVRRGAYLAPGVVCMPPMYVNVGSWVGAGTMIDSHALVGSCAQIGARVHLSAAAQIGGVLEPINASPVVIEDDVIVGGNCGVYEGTVVRQGAVLGAGVVLTRGTPVFDLVHERVYRGSSTHPLVIPADAVVVPGGRRMRGPWAEAEGLSLQTPVIVKYRDDKTDLATTLESWLR, from the coding sequence ATGACCGTGCCGTTGCTTGGCGAGACGATCCGTGCCCTCGCCGCCACGCCGGCCGGCACCCCGCTTCCCGCGCACGCCCGCGATGTGGTGACGCAGCTGCTCGACGCCCTCGAGCGCGGCGAGCTGCGCGCCGCCGAGCGCGCGGACGACGGCGAGTGGCACGCCGTGCCGTGGGTCAAGCAGGGGATCCTGCTCGCCTTCCGCGTGGGCCAGCTGGTCGACATGACGCCGACGAGCGACGTGACCGCGTTCTCCTTCGTCGACAAGGACACGATGCCGCCGCGCCAGTTCGGCGTGCGCGATGGCGTGCGGGTGGTGCCCGGCGGCAGCACGGTGCGTCGCGGGGCGTACCTCGCGCCGGGCGTCGTCTGCATGCCGCCGATGTACGTGAACGTGGGGAGCTGGGTTGGCGCGGGCACGATGATCGACTCGCACGCGCTGGTCGGCAGCTGCGCCCAGATCGGCGCGCGCGTGCACCTCAGCGCCGCCGCTCAGATCGGCGGCGTGCTGGAGCCGATCAACGCCTCGCCCGTCGTGATCGAGGACGACGTGATCGTCGGCGGGAACTGCGGGGTGTACGAGGGGACGGTGGTGCGGCAGGGCGCGGTGCTCGGCGCGGGCGTTGTGCTCACGCGCGGCACGCCGGTGTTCGACCTCGTGCACGAACGCGTCTATCGCGGCTCGTCCACACACCCCCTGGTGATCCCGGCGGACGCCGTGGTGGTGCCGGGGGGCCGTCGTATGCGTGGCCCGTGGGCCGAGGCCGAGGGGCTCAGCCTGCAGACGCCGGTCATCGTGAAGTACCGGGACGACAAGACCGATCTCGCCACCACCCTCGAGTCGTGGCTGCGATGA
- the aroA gene encoding 3-phosphoshikimate 1-carboxyvinyltransferase — MAAMSAVRSLTVPGDKSLSHRALMFAALGTGESVLRGVLPSADVRNTAGVLQALGVDVPTAWGTDEVLRIRGLGRRGLRAPSRTLDCGNSGTTTRLMAGVVAGHPLSGTFVGDASLSRRPMRRVARPLTAMGATFSFDGDDGLPMTVRGGDLQPIDWVSPTASAQVKSAILLAALVAGVSARVQEPTRSRDHTERMLAALGAPVIVTEDAVLLDPVDQLAPLHFEVPGDPSSALFMIASAVLRGLPLEVRNVGINATRRGAFPVLQRMGVAITFANEREAGGEPVADIHVAPSGGLHGVEIGAAEVPSLIDEIPVLACLAACATGETRITGAAELRVKESDRITAVVSNLRAIGADADELPDGMVIHGGAWTLSGAIVTHADHRIAMAFGVLGALGANAIRVDDPACVDVSFPGFWEALSAIGGAR; from the coding sequence GTGGCTGCGATGAGCGCGGTGCGCAGCCTCACCGTCCCCGGGGACAAGTCACTCTCGCACCGGGCACTGATGTTCGCGGCGCTCGGCACGGGCGAGTCGGTGCTGCGCGGCGTGCTGCCGTCGGCCGACGTGCGGAACACCGCCGGCGTGCTGCAGGCGCTGGGCGTGGATGTTCCCACGGCGTGGGGGACGGACGAGGTGTTGCGCATCCGCGGACTCGGGCGCCGCGGGCTGCGCGCACCATCGCGCACGCTCGACTGCGGCAACAGCGGCACCACCACGCGCCTCATGGCGGGCGTGGTGGCCGGCCATCCGCTTTCCGGCACCTTCGTGGGCGACGCGAGCCTCAGCCGCCGCCCCATGCGCCGCGTCGCGCGGCCGCTGACGGCGATGGGCGCGACGTTCAGCTTCGACGGCGATGACGGCCTGCCCATGACGGTGCGCGGTGGTGACCTGCAGCCGATCGACTGGGTCAGCCCGACCGCCAGCGCGCAGGTCAAGAGCGCGATCCTGCTCGCGGCACTGGTGGCCGGCGTGTCGGCACGCGTCCAGGAACCCACCCGCTCGCGCGACCATACGGAGCGCATGCTCGCGGCCCTTGGCGCTCCGGTCATCGTGACCGAGGATGCCGTGCTGCTGGATCCCGTCGACCAGCTCGCCCCACTCCACTTCGAGGTGCCAGGGGATCCGTCGTCGGCGCTGTTCATGATCGCCAGCGCCGTGCTGCGCGGCCTGCCGCTCGAGGTGCGCAACGTCGGCATCAACGCCACGCGGCGCGGGGCGTTCCCGGTGCTGCAGCGCATGGGTGTCGCGATCACCTTCGCCAATGAGCGCGAGGCCGGCGGTGAGCCGGTGGCCGACATCCACGTCGCACCATCCGGCGGCCTGCACGGCGTGGAGATCGGCGCGGCGGAGGTGCCGTCGCTCATCGACGAGATCCCGGTCCTGGCCTGCCTTGCCGCCTGCGCCACCGGCGAGACGCGCATCACCGGCGCCGCGGAGCTGCGCGTGAAGGAGAGCGACCGGATCACGGCGGTCGTGTCCAACCTGCGCGCGATCGGTGCCGATGCCGATGAACTGCCCGACGGGATGGTGATCCACGGCGGGGCCTGGACGCTGTCGGGCGCCATCGTCACGCATGCCGACCACCGCATCGCCATGGCCTTCGGCGTCCTCGGCGCGCTGGGGGCGAACGCGATCCGCGTCGATGACCCGGCCTGCGTGGACGTGTCGTTCCCGGGCTTCTGGGAGGCGCTTTCGGCCATCGGGGGAGCGCGATGA
- a CDS encoding 4-hydroxy-tetrahydrodipicolinate synthase: MSNLTLAPLRGCGTALVTPFTPDGALDEAALRALVEWQLAEGVDFLVPCGSTGEAATLDLQEHLRVVAITAEVVAGRVPVVGGAASNDTKRAIALSKAVIDAGATHLLHASPMYSRPPQRGIVAHFRAIADAVSRPVVLYNVPARTASNMDPATTLALAVHPNIVAMKEASGNLPQIEEILRNRPDGFSVLSGDDAITVQLMSRGGNGLISVVSNVVPRAMSAVTRLMLRGDVTSANAINATLVSLYRASGVESNPIPVKAALHLLGRAANVLRLPLVPLADEHLATVRDALVTAGALDR; encoded by the coding sequence GTGAGCAACCTCACACTCGCGCCATTGCGGGGCTGCGGGACCGCGCTGGTCACCCCGTTCACGCCGGACGGTGCCCTGGACGAGGCGGCGCTCCGTGCGCTGGTGGAGTGGCAGCTCGCCGAGGGCGTCGACTTCCTCGTGCCCTGCGGCTCGACCGGGGAGGCGGCCACCCTCGACCTGCAGGAACACCTGCGCGTGGTGGCGATCACGGCCGAGGTGGTGGCTGGCCGCGTTCCCGTGGTGGGCGGTGCCGCCTCGAACGACACGAAGCGCGCGATCGCACTCTCGAAGGCCGTCATCGATGCCGGCGCCACGCACCTCCTGCACGCGTCACCGATGTACAGCCGGCCCCCGCAGCGCGGGATCGTCGCCCACTTCCGGGCGATCGCCGACGCGGTGAGCCGGCCGGTGGTGCTGTACAATGTGCCGGCACGCACGGCGAGCAACATGGACCCCGCCACGACCCTCGCCCTCGCCGTGCATCCGAACATCGTCGCGATGAAGGAGGCCAGCGGCAACCTCCCGCAGATCGAGGAGATCCTGCGCAACCGGCCGGATGGCTTCTCGGTGCTCTCGGGTGACGACGCGATCACCGTGCAGCTCATGTCCCGTGGTGGCAACGGCCTGATCTCCGTCGTGTCGAACGTGGTGCCGCGGGCGATGAGCGCCGTCACGCGCCTGATGCTGCGCGGTGACGTGACCAGCGCCAACGCGATCAATGCCACGCTGGTGTCACTCTACCGGGCCTCCGGCGTGGAGTCCAACCCCATCCCCGTCAAGGCGGCGCTGCACCTGCTGGGACGCGCCGCCAACGTGCTGCGCCTGCCGCTGGTGCCGCTCGCCGACGAACACCTGGCCACGGTGCGTGATGCCCTCGTGACCGCAGGAGCGCTCGACCGATGA